A stretch of Cellulosilyticum sp. I15G10I2 DNA encodes these proteins:
- a CDS encoding penicillin-binding transpeptidase domain-containing protein encodes MRDQIRNQKNNLILSRKRLNRRIFFIGLFFISAMGYMGYQVTAIKIYNGKDYQKQVLNRMMSKDGQINPQRGAIVDRNNKTIAASVLSYHVILDPKMVLELQESQQESIYQTLSEVAKRSKEEIKKFVEASPRSRYSILVKNIDADIIEPLKQKSLKGVWFEESFTRKYPKGEFASQLIGFYNKNGEGQYGIEQQYNDYIVGKAGRIFSQLQDEQIITTEIKPAENGATVVLTIDEVIQQYVENTMNKYIKEFNPINAAAIIMNPNTGEIYSMFSYPSFNPSHYNVLEEQLGKEIWESLTDSQKAERLNSAWRNYTIQNSYEPGSTFKPLLVAAALDESIMNPEQKYICNGTKVVVQGVAPIRCWKREGHGEQTLEQALANSCNVAMLEIVEKMSSETLLKYMERYGFGQPTDIGLPGEEKGQLHQKLGPIERATYSIGQTFTSTPMQLITAFSSIINGGYLLQPYVVSQIISDKDEMLYKAKPITKRQVITQETSRLLVNYLKKVVDEGTGIHANINGYTVGGKTGTAQKRPLEDEKYVLSFLGYAPINNPQVVGLIVFDEIPEGTGAPARAFKEMMTNILPYLEIDLANSNQIGDAQLSKMPQLTNTDIYRASELLSHEGLAYEIIGVGKKITSQYPNEGTYLPKNSIVKLYVQTETPESIMQIPDLQGLTVEEAKLLVKDTFVINQDSRGVVVKQFPKAGHKIEKNSQIIVITSE; translated from the coding sequence ATGAGAGATCAAATTAGAAATCAGAAAAATAATTTAATACTGTCTAGAAAACGCCTTAATAGGCGTATATTTTTTATAGGGTTATTTTTTATAAGTGCTATGGGCTATATGGGATATCAAGTAACAGCTATTAAAATATATAATGGCAAAGATTATCAAAAGCAAGTGTTGAATAGGATGATGAGTAAAGATGGACAAATTAATCCTCAAAGAGGAGCGATAGTTGATAGAAATAATAAAACTATTGCTGCTAGTGTATTATCCTATCATGTTATTTTAGATCCTAAAATGGTACTAGAATTACAAGAAAGTCAACAAGAAAGTATTTATCAAACACTTTCAGAGGTTGCAAAGAGGTCAAAAGAAGAGATAAAAAAGTTTGTTGAAGCAAGTCCTAGATCAAGATATAGCATTTTGGTTAAAAATATCGACGCCGATATTATTGAACCCTTAAAACAAAAATCTTTGAAAGGTGTTTGGTTTGAAGAGAGTTTTACAAGAAAATATCCAAAAGGAGAATTTGCGTCACAACTTATTGGGTTTTACAATAAAAATGGTGAAGGACAGTATGGTATTGAGCAACAGTATAATGATTATATAGTAGGTAAGGCAGGAAGAATTTTTTCGCAGTTGCAAGATGAACAAATTATTACAACTGAAATTAAACCTGCTGAAAATGGTGCTACAGTTGTTTTAACAATTGATGAAGTTATTCAGCAATATGTAGAAAATACTATGAATAAATACATAAAAGAATTTAATCCAATAAATGCTGCGGCTATTATTATGAATCCTAATACTGGAGAGATTTATAGTATGTTTTCTTATCCAAGTTTTAATCCAAGTCATTATAATGTTTTAGAAGAGCAGTTGGGAAAGGAAATCTGGGAATCACTAACAGACAGCCAAAAAGCGGAACGCTTAAATAGTGCATGGAGAAATTATACGATACAAAATAGTTATGAACCAGGCTCAACTTTTAAGCCCTTACTTGTAGCTGCTGCTTTAGATGAAAGTATTATGAACCCTGAGCAAAAATATATATGTAATGGCACTAAAGTAGTCGTACAGGGAGTAGCCCCTATTAGATGCTGGAAAAGAGAGGGGCATGGGGAACAGACATTAGAACAAGCACTGGCCAACTCTTGTAACGTAGCAATGTTAGAAATTGTTGAGAAAATGAGCTCAGAGACACTGTTGAAATATATGGAACGCTATGGGTTTGGTCAACCTACAGATATCGGACTGCCAGGAGAAGAAAAAGGACAGCTCCATCAGAAGCTAGGGCCTATAGAAAGAGCCACTTATTCCATCGGTCAAACCTTTACCAGTACCCCTATGCAGCTTATTACCGCTTTTTCCTCTATTATTAATGGCGGATACTTATTACAGCCTTATGTTGTTTCACAAATTATAAGTGATAAAGATGAGATGCTTTACAAAGCAAAGCCAATAACAAAAAGGCAAGTCATTACACAGGAAACCTCTAGACTTTTAGTTAACTATCTTAAAAAAGTTGTTGATGAAGGAACAGGCATTCATGCAAATATTAATGGCTATACTGTAGGAGGCAAGACGGGAACTGCACAAAAGAGACCCCTTGAAGATGAGAAGTATGTTTTGTCGTTTCTAGGCTATGCGCCTATTAATAATCCACAAGTTGTTGGCTTGATTGTATTTGATGAAATTCCAGAAGGGACAGGGGCACCTGCTAGGGCCTTTAAAGAAATGATGACTAATATCTTGCCTTATTTGGAGATTGATCTTGCAAATAGTAATCAGATAGGAGATGCGCAGTTAAGTAAAATGCCACAGCTTACTAATACAGATATCTATAGGGCAAGTGAACTGCTCTCTCATGAGGGGTTAGCGTATGAAATTATAGGTGTAGGAAAAAAGATTACTTCACAGTATCCCAATGAAGGAACCTATTTACCTAAAAATTCTATAGTAAAGTTATATGTTCAAACTGAAACACCAGAAAGTATTATGCAAATCCCAGATTTACAAGGGTTGACAGTAGAAGAAGCAAAACTTTTGGTGAAAGATACTTTTGTGATTAATCAAGATAGCAGGGGAGTTGTTGTTAAACAATTTCCAAAGGCGGGACATAAAATTGAAAAAAACAGCCAGATAATTGTAATAACCTCAGAATAA
- a CDS encoding penicillin-binding transpeptidase domain-containing protein, translating into MQKEVSIGIKRRIFLLMMGFLVITIGMSIRLGYVQIVEGKLLQDRALEQHTRDRLIAPTRGIIYDRNLDILAQSGSVATIGIVNAQIKDAEMVSKILAERLNMDYNAVYKKVTKKVAFERIVTKVDKDTADQIRNLNLPGVKVDEDSKRFYPYSNLASHTIGFVGKDNQGIIGLEVKYDTYLKGNPGKILMETNGRGERRDEVAEMRINPVNGNHLVTTMDVTLQQYAEQALEKVVALKGAKRGAIILMNPQNGEIYALANKPDFNLNEPFQINNQELLNSWSMYTEKEQQEFLNQMWRNFTINDTYEPGSTFKIFTSAMGLEENVVTEESNFNCGGSRVVAGRTIKCWRSPRSHGSQNFVQGVQNSCNPVFMDIAERVGASKFYDFMIKFGFKSKTNIDLPGEAIGILHNKNKIGPVELATMSFGQSFQITPMQLLAGASASVNGGYMVTPHFGKEVIDSEGNVIEVFNYEKGNQIISSETSERLKKILESVVSEGTGNKSYIPGYRIGGKTATSQKLPRGSGKYIASFLAFAPAENPVIMGLVIIDEPQGVYYGGTVAGPVMKEVLANALPYLGIALVYNEKEVELEEVKVIEVPQFENMKVKDVKDFAYKQGIIVQIEGDGEYVKSQFPMPGEVINKTSKIILYTE; encoded by the coding sequence ATGCAAAAAGAAGTGTCGATTGGTATAAAAAGAAGAATTTTTCTTTTGATGATGGGTTTTTTAGTAATTACGATAGGTATGTCTATAAGACTGGGGTATGTGCAAATTGTAGAAGGAAAGTTATTGCAAGATAGGGCACTTGAACAACATACAAGAGATAGACTTATAGCTCCGACTAGAGGTATAATCTATGATAGAAACTTAGATATTCTTGCTCAAAGCGGATCTGTAGCAACAATTGGCATAGTTAATGCTCAAATTAAGGATGCTGAAATGGTTTCCAAAATATTAGCTGAAAGACTTAATATGGATTATAATGCCGTTTATAAAAAAGTAACAAAAAAGGTTGCTTTTGAAAGAATTGTTACCAAAGTAGATAAAGATACTGCAGATCAAATTCGTAATCTTAATTTACCAGGAGTAAAGGTAGATGAAGATTCAAAAAGGTTTTATCCATATAGTAACTTAGCCTCTCATACCATTGGTTTTGTTGGAAAAGATAATCAAGGTATAATAGGACTTGAAGTGAAGTATGATACATATCTTAAAGGAAATCCTGGGAAAATTTTAATGGAAACAAATGGACGGGGAGAAAGAAGAGATGAAGTTGCTGAAATGAGAATTAATCCTGTAAATGGTAATCATTTGGTAACTACAATGGATGTTACACTGCAACAGTATGCAGAACAGGCATTAGAAAAGGTTGTTGCACTCAAAGGGGCTAAGCGTGGCGCTATTATTTTAATGAACCCGCAGAACGGAGAAATTTATGCACTGGCTAATAAACCAGATTTTAATCTTAATGAGCCTTTTCAGATAAACAATCAGGAGCTTTTAAATAGCTGGAGTATGTATACTGAAAAAGAACAGCAGGAGTTTCTTAATCAAATGTGGAGAAACTTTACAATTAACGATACTTATGAACCGGGATCCACATTTAAGATCTTTACATCAGCTATGGGCCTTGAAGAAAATGTAGTGACTGAAGAAAGTAATTTTAATTGTGGTGGAAGCCGTGTAGTTGCAGGAAGAACGATAAAATGTTGGAGAAGTCCGCGTTCACATGGAAGCCAAAATTTTGTACAAGGCGTTCAAAATTCATGTAATCCTGTATTTATGGATATTGCAGAACGGGTAGGAGCAAGTAAATTCTATGATTTTATGATTAAGTTTGGGTTTAAGTCAAAAACAAACATAGATTTGCCTGGAGAGGCTATAGGGATATTACATAACAAAAATAAAATTGGTCCAGTAGAGCTTGCTACAATGTCATTTGGTCAGTCTTTTCAAATTACGCCCATGCAGCTTCTTGCCGGGGCTTCTGCGTCCGTTAATGGCGGCTATATGGTAACACCTCACTTTGGAAAAGAAGTTATAGATTCAGAAGGTAATGTGATTGAAGTTTTTAACTATGAAAAAGGCAACCAAATCATTTCTTCAGAGACAAGTGAACGATTAAAAAAAATATTAGAAAGTGTAGTATCAGAAGGAACTGGCAATAAAAGCTATATTCCCGGCTATAGAATAGGGGGGAAAACAGCTACATCACAAAAACTCCCTAGAGGATCTGGTAAATACATAGCATCATTTTTGGCATTTGCACCTGCAGAAAATCCAGTTATTATGGGTCTTGTCATTATTGATGAACCCCAAGGGGTATATTATGGGGGAACGGTAGCAGGACCTGTTATGAAAGAAGTGCTTGCCAATGCACTTCCTTACTTAGGTATTGCCCTGGTATATAATGAAAAAGAAGTAGAGCTAGAGGAGGTTAAAGTTATCGAAGTGCCTCAGTTTGAGAACATGAAAGTTAAAGATGTAAAAGATTTTGCTTATAAGCAGGGCATTATTGTCCAAATAGAAGGCGATGGAGAATATGTTAAGTCACAATTTCCTATGCCAGGGGAAGTCATTAATAAAACTAGTAAAATTATACTCTATACAGAATAG
- the mraY gene encoding phospho-N-acetylmuramoyl-pentapeptide-transferase: MKNEALYAVLIAFFLNIVISPFIIPLLQKFKFGQHIRNDGPDSHLKKSGTPTMGGIIILTSIVLTSLLFVIRNKEVQIILFVTVAFGLIGFIDDYIKIVKKRSLGLTASQKIIAQIIGTCVFAYLLKYYLGLDTSTILPFSGSRELELGLLFWPFLGIAVLGVVNAVNLTDGLDGLASGVTVLVATYFAAIAWATYSNVLPIAAAAVGSLLGFLLFNSYPAKVFMGDTGSLALGGFVISTAFVMKMPLFILIVGIIYVIENISVILQVAYFKKTRKRLFKMAPIHHHFELSGWPETKVVTVFCVITAIMCLIGLIAL; encoded by the coding sequence ATGAAAAATGAGGCATTGTACGCAGTTTTAATAGCATTTTTTCTTAATATCGTAATAAGTCCTTTTATTATTCCATTATTACAAAAATTTAAATTTGGTCAGCATATAAGAAATGATGGTCCGGATAGCCATCTTAAAAAGTCAGGAACGCCAACAATGGGAGGCATTATTATTCTAACCAGTATTGTTTTAACGAGCTTATTATTTGTTATTCGAAATAAAGAAGTTCAAATTATACTTTTTGTAACAGTGGCGTTTGGATTAATAGGATTTATAGATGACTATATAAAAATTGTAAAAAAGAGGTCGCTAGGACTCACGGCTAGTCAAAAAATAATTGCTCAAATTATAGGAACTTGTGTTTTTGCTTATTTATTAAAATACTATTTGGGATTAGACACAAGTACTATACTTCCCTTCAGTGGAAGTCGTGAATTAGAATTAGGCTTGTTATTTTGGCCATTTTTAGGGATAGCAGTGTTAGGCGTGGTAAATGCAGTTAATCTAACAGATGGCTTGGATGGTTTAGCATCTGGGGTAACAGTATTAGTAGCAACCTACTTTGCAGCTATTGCTTGGGCCACATATAGCAATGTGCTTCCAATAGCAGCGGCAGCAGTTGGAAGTTTGCTTGGTTTTTTGCTGTTTAATAGTTATCCGGCTAAAGTGTTTATGGGCGATACAGGCTCACTTGCACTAGGTGGATTTGTGATTTCTACAGCTTTTGTTATGAAAATGCCGTTGTTTATTCTTATAGTTGGAATTATTTATGTTATTGAAAATATCTCTGTTATTTTACAGGTAGCTTATTTTAAGAAAACAAGAAAAAGATTGTTTAAAATGGCCCCTATACATCACCATTTTGAATTAAGTGGGTGGCCTGAAACTAAAGTTGTTACAGTATTTTGTGTGATTACAGCAATCATGTGTTTAATAGGGCTTATTGCCTTATAA
- a CDS encoding UDP-N-acetylmuramoyl-L-alanyl-D-glutamate--2,6-diaminopimelate ligase, which translates to MKLKDLVVGLQYQCISGNLEQEVDHIIYDSRIKTKCGLFIAIEGFKTDGHQFIEAAIENGAKTLVVQKDTICETQGITIIKVENTRSAMAVIANNMFEHPSRKLNLVGVTGTNGKTSIVYLLGQILESYNKKIGIIGTIENRIGNMVLKAERTTPESIDLQAIFYKMLEHEVTYALMEVSSHALELNRVDGCNFKIGIFTNLTQDHLDFHENMKNYADAKAKLFKLCDIGIINCDSSYADVMKQNATCHMITYGIDQEADYRASDITITAAGVEYTLVCPQGRYNVKVPIPGKFTVYNTLSVIVAAIHLSVPIEHIIDALANVKGVPGRVQSFTSQKGYSVLVDYAHTPDGLENVLMTMKQFAKRDIITVFGCGGDRDKTKRPIMGEIAAKYSDKVIITSDNPRTECPTQIIDEIEEGLKDMDTLYIKMEDRKEAILQALGQAKEGDVVLIAGKGHENYQILKDRIIHFDDCEVVKEYMQGEK; encoded by the coding sequence ATGAAGCTAAAAGATCTGGTAGTTGGCTTGCAGTATCAATGTATTAGCGGAAATTTAGAACAAGAGGTAGATCATATTATCTACGACTCGCGTATTAAAACAAAATGTGGGTTGTTTATTGCTATAGAAGGATTTAAGACAGACGGGCATCAATTTATTGAAGCAGCTATTGAAAATGGGGCTAAAACCCTAGTTGTTCAAAAAGATACTATCTGTGAAACTCAAGGTATTACTATAATTAAAGTAGAAAATACAAGAAGTGCTATGGCAGTTATAGCTAACAATATGTTTGAACATCCTTCAAGAAAGTTAAATTTAGTAGGTGTTACAGGCACAAATGGCAAAACGAGTATTGTTTACTTATTAGGTCAAATCCTAGAAAGTTACAATAAAAAGATCGGCATAATTGGTACGATTGAAAATAGAATAGGCAATATGGTTTTAAAAGCTGAACGTACGACGCCAGAATCTATTGACTTGCAAGCTATTTTTTATAAGATGCTAGAGCATGAGGTCACTTATGCATTAATGGAGGTATCATCCCATGCTTTAGAATTAAATAGGGTGGATGGGTGTAATTTTAAAATAGGTATTTTTACAAATTTAACACAAGATCATCTAGATTTTCATGAGAATATGAAAAATTATGCTGATGCAAAAGCTAAGCTATTTAAGTTATGTGATATTGGGATTATTAACTGTGATAGCAGCTATGCAGATGTTATGAAACAGAATGCTACATGTCATATGATTACTTATGGCATAGATCAAGAGGCAGATTATAGAGCTTCTGATATTACAATTACTGCTGCGGGAGTTGAATACACGTTAGTATGTCCGCAAGGAAGGTATAATGTTAAAGTACCTATTCCAGGGAAATTTACTGTTTACAATACATTATCAGTTATTGTAGCAGCTATTCATTTGAGTGTGCCTATCGAGCATATTATCGATGCACTTGCAAATGTTAAGGGCGTTCCAGGGCGAGTGCAATCTTTTACATCTCAAAAAGGATATAGCGTACTTGTAGATTATGCGCATACACCAGATGGTTTAGAAAATGTATTAATGACAATGAAACAATTTGCTAAAAGAGATATTATTACAGTGTTTGGTTGTGGTGGAGATCGAGATAAAACTAAGCGTCCTATTATGGGTGAGATAGCAGCCAAGTATTCTGATAAAGTGATTATTACTTCTGATAATCCACGTACAGAATGCCCTACTCAAATTATAGATGAAATCGAAGAAGGATTGAAGGACATGGATACCCTATATATTAAGATGGAAGATAGGAAAGAAGCGATTTTACAGGCCCTTGGGCAAGCGAAAGAAGGAGATGTTGTCTTAATTGCAGGTAAAGGCCATGAAAATTATCAAATTTTAAAGGATAGAATTATTCATTTTGATGATTGTGAGGTCGTTAAAGAATATATGCAGGGGGAAAAATGA
- a CDS encoding UDP-N-acetylmuramoyl-tripeptide--D-alanyl-D-alanine ligase, with product MELRLQDILEALQGKCLNPNRLDNNIVQSISTDSRQIGFSSLFIPLKGENFDGHQFIPHIFEKGAVATLTEYPVIKDERLCTIYVENTQEALLRLAKYYRSLFQIPVIGITGSVGKTSTKEIIAAVLSARFNVHKTAGNYNNEIGLPLTLFKLERHHEVAVVEMGMNHFGEIHKLSLTACPQIGVITNIGTSHIENLGSREGILKAKLEILDGLDSDGLLIINGDNDLLSTIEEKSFKVIRYGMKDHQDYYAKNIISQADKTTAEVFTPNAFYQVAISALGEHMIYNTLAAIAIAEELGLTRDEILKGLASYQPSQMRMHIKTYDNKITIMDDTYNASPDSMEAALKVLKEYPVTGRRIAVLGDMLEMGSFAANLHEQVGKYASLANIDLLCAVGKLAEHIYNGANNVSTTMQTLYFATKDEFLSDIENIVHSGDTILFKASRGMHFEEMVEAVGKVKCDEK from the coding sequence ATGGAACTACGTTTGCAGGATATTCTTGAAGCGCTTCAAGGTAAGTGTTTAAATCCTAATAGACTTGACAATAATATAGTTCAGTCAATCAGTACTGATTCTCGTCAAATTGGCTTCAGTAGTTTATTTATTCCTTTAAAAGGAGAGAATTTTGATGGACATCAATTTATTCCTCATATTTTTGAAAAGGGAGCTGTAGCAACATTGACAGAGTACCCTGTTATCAAAGACGAAAGACTATGTACTATTTATGTTGAAAATACTCAGGAAGCACTTTTAAGATTAGCTAAGTATTATCGAAGCCTATTTCAAATACCAGTAATTGGGATTACAGGCAGCGTTGGTAAAACAAGTACTAAAGAGATTATTGCGGCAGTATTGAGTGCTAGATTTAATGTGCATAAGACCGCGGGAAACTATAATAATGAAATAGGATTACCTCTTACATTATTTAAATTAGAAAGGCATCATGAAGTAGCTGTTGTAGAAATGGGTATGAATCATTTTGGAGAAATACACAAATTAAGTTTAACTGCATGTCCACAAATTGGGGTAATTACTAATATAGGGACTTCTCATATAGAAAATTTAGGCAGCAGAGAAGGGATTTTAAAAGCAAAGTTAGAAATATTAGATGGATTAGATAGTGATGGGCTCTTAATAATTAATGGAGATAACGACTTACTAAGTACTATAGAAGAGAAATCTTTTAAAGTTATTAGATATGGTATGAAAGATCATCAAGATTATTATGCGAAAAATATAATAAGTCAAGCTGATAAAACAACTGCAGAAGTTTTTACACCCAATGCATTTTATCAAGTTGCTATTTCGGCTTTAGGCGAACATATGATTTATAATACACTTGCAGCGATAGCTATTGCTGAAGAGCTGGGACTTACTAGAGATGAAATACTAAAAGGGCTAGCTTCTTATCAGCCCAGTCAAATGAGAATGCATATTAAAACTTATGATAATAAAATTACTATTATGGATGATACCTATAATGCAAGCCCAGATTCAATGGAGGCGGCGCTTAAAGTGCTAAAAGAGTATCCAGTAACCGGGCGTAGAATAGCTGTTTTAGGAGATATGTTAGAAATGGGGAGCTTCGCTGCAAATCTTCACGAACAAGTAGGGAAGTATGCAAGTTTAGCAAATATAGATTTACTATGTGCTGTAGGGAAGTTAGCAGAACATATCTATAATGGAGCAAATAATGTTTCTACAACTATGCAAACCTTATATTTTGCTACAAAAGATGAATTTTTAAGTGACATAGAAAACATAGTCCATTCAGGAGATACTATTTTGTTTAAAGCATCCAGAGGTATGCATTTTGAAGAGATGGTAGAAGCAGTAGGAAAGGTGAAGTGTGATGAAAAATGA